In a single window of the Halobaculum lipolyticum genome:
- a CDS encoding DUF7405 family protein has translation MTDADALDTDGLTRREALKAAVAVGGAAGLAACVDRLDGADPIPGGDGPDAHPERQFAWNDHVRTDDAGNWQLPTHQTLLYLSLPGDGPPSDDDRTAVRGALDALDEAFAWGNDGLLHSAAYSPSYFERFDGPLAVPDDVALPQPTPLADYETPEFDTQDALVHLASDRPDAVLAAERALLGETDEVNGVSMSASLTDAFSLDDRRTGFMGVGLPHEKGDGLEGVPEPNPIPEASPLFMGFAAGFRGNQATEEYVAIGEGPFAEGTTKSVGNWRQRLADWYGEQDFDQQVMEMFSPGHATEELVEGVGTNLGDDSGIDRFLDSVVDDAKEYGRVGHAQKAARANRDADGDPLLLRRHFESADDDIASLHFPSLQRSIDQFETVRRAMNGVDATEATPAVRQRVNNGILEYIFLRHRGYFLVPPRSLRALPTPGGDAG, from the coding sequence ATGACCGACGCGGACGCCCTCGACACGGACGGGCTCACGCGGCGCGAGGCGCTGAAGGCCGCCGTCGCCGTCGGCGGCGCCGCGGGGTTGGCCGCGTGTGTCGACCGCCTCGACGGCGCCGATCCGATCCCCGGGGGCGACGGACCGGACGCCCACCCCGAGCGACAGTTCGCGTGGAACGACCACGTCCGCACCGACGACGCCGGCAACTGGCAGCTCCCGACCCACCAGACGCTCCTGTACCTCTCGCTCCCCGGCGACGGGCCGCCGAGCGACGACGACCGAACGGCGGTCCGTGGCGCGCTCGACGCGCTCGACGAGGCGTTCGCGTGGGGAAACGATGGACTGCTCCACTCGGCGGCGTACTCTCCGTCGTACTTCGAGCGGTTCGACGGACCGCTCGCGGTCCCCGACGACGTCGCGCTCCCGCAGCCGACGCCGCTGGCGGACTACGAGACGCCGGAGTTCGACACGCAGGACGCGCTCGTCCACCTCGCCTCCGACCGTCCCGACGCCGTGCTCGCGGCCGAACGGGCGCTGTTGGGCGAGACGGACGAGGTCAACGGCGTGTCGATGTCGGCGTCGCTGACGGACGCGTTCTCCCTCGACGACCGGCGGACGGGGTTCATGGGCGTCGGCCTCCCCCACGAGAAGGGCGACGGGCTGGAAGGCGTGCCCGAGCCGAACCCCATCCCCGAGGCGTCGCCGCTGTTCATGGGGTTCGCCGCGGGGTTCAGGGGGAACCAGGCGACCGAGGAGTACGTCGCCATCGGCGAGGGACCGTTCGCGGAGGGGACGACGAAGTCGGTCGGCAACTGGCGCCAGCGGTTGGCCGACTGGTACGGGGAACAGGACTTCGACCAGCAGGTGATGGAGATGTTCTCTCCGGGCCACGCGACCGAGGAGCTCGTGGAGGGCGTCGGGACGAACCTCGGCGACGACTCCGGGATCGACCGGTTCCTCGACTCGGTGGTCGACGACGCGAAGGAGTACGGCCGGGTCGGGCACGCGCAGAAGGCCGCCCGGGCGAACCGCGACGCCGACGGCGACCCGCTGTTGTTGCGGCGCCACTTCGAGTCCGCCGACGACGACATCGCCAGCCTCCACTTCCCGTCGCTCCAGCGCTCCATCGATCAGTTCGAGACGGTGCGCCGCGCGATGAACGGCGTGGACGCGACCGAGGCGACCCCCGCCGTGCGCCAGCGCGTCAACAACGGCATCCTCGAGTACATCTTCCTGCGCCACCGCGGCTACTTCCTCGTGCCGCCGCGCTCGCTGCGCGCGCTCCCGACGCCGGGCGGCGACGCGGGGTGA
- a CDS encoding PQQ-binding-like beta-propeller repeat protein translates to MRIRIAVVAAAVTVAVVAGAVAVTTDFGLGGPPALDVRWTSDTATSVGANHHAAVAGAVGGGEGLVFAPVSGAGGSDECRLVALDAATGERRWHDPIPPANCTLHSVADPALGDFDGDGEREVLAGSTTEELVAYDPTTGTVEARFPLDAYGYTRPAVADLAGDGTPEALVVDSGGTVFAFHAGADGPAWRRSLDGNAYAPPGAADFTGDGTDEFAVGLGTGRVVLFDAGGDVVWERVAFGGSVSWTATADVAGDDAAEFVIATTDGTVAALDGRTGEPVWTRALDEYAAVRAVADGDDDGHPEVYVTARDQRLRALDGATGDTDWTVELAAGDAQMTPPPAVGDVDGDGRLDVVAVTNGGTVVVVDAAEGHVTGTYERDTAVFAHPTVADTDGDGDDEVFVVYGDGVVVSVDGGGAEP, encoded by the coding sequence ATGCGGATCCGGATCGCGGTCGTCGCGGCGGCGGTGACGGTTGCGGTCGTCGCCGGCGCGGTCGCCGTGACGACCGACTTCGGTCTCGGCGGCCCGCCCGCCCTCGACGTGCGCTGGACGAGCGACACGGCGACGAGCGTCGGCGCCAACCACCACGCCGCCGTCGCGGGGGCGGTCGGCGGCGGCGAGGGACTCGTGTTCGCCCCGGTGAGCGGCGCGGGCGGCAGCGACGAGTGCCGGCTGGTCGCGCTCGACGCCGCCACCGGGGAGCGCCGCTGGCACGACCCGATCCCGCCGGCGAACTGCACCCTCCACTCGGTCGCGGACCCCGCGCTCGGCGACTTCGACGGCGACGGCGAGCGCGAGGTGCTCGCCGGGTCGACGACCGAGGAACTGGTCGCGTACGACCCGACGACCGGGACGGTCGAGGCGCGGTTCCCGCTCGACGCCTACGGCTACACCCGGCCCGCGGTCGCGGACCTCGCGGGCGACGGGACGCCGGAGGCGCTGGTGGTCGACTCCGGCGGCACCGTGTTCGCGTTCCACGCGGGCGCCGACGGGCCGGCGTGGCGGCGCTCCCTCGACGGAAACGCCTACGCCCCGCCCGGAGCCGCCGACTTCACCGGCGACGGCACCGACGAGTTCGCCGTCGGTCTCGGCACGGGCCGCGTCGTCCTGTTCGACGCCGGCGGGGACGTCGTGTGGGAGCGGGTCGCGTTCGGCGGGTCGGTGTCGTGGACCGCCACGGCCGACGTCGCCGGCGACGACGCCGCGGAGTTCGTGATCGCGACGACCGACGGCACCGTGGCGGCGCTCGACGGCCGAACCGGCGAGCCGGTGTGGACCCGCGCGCTCGACGAGTACGCGGCGGTGCGGGCGGTCGCCGACGGCGACGACGACGGACACCCCGAAGTGTACGTGACCGCCCGCGACCAACGGCTCCGCGCGCTCGACGGCGCGACCGGGGACACCGACTGGACCGTCGAACTCGCGGCGGGCGACGCGCAGATGACGCCGCCGCCGGCGGTCGGCGACGTCGACGGCGACGGGCGCCTCGACGTGGTCGCGGTCACGAACGGGGGGACGGTCGTCGTCGTCGACGCCGCGGAGGGCCACGTGACGGGGACGTACGAGCGCGACACGGCCGTCTTCGCACACCCGACGGTCGCCGACACCGATGGCGACGGCGACGACGAGGTGTTCGTCGTGTACGGCGACGGCGTGGTCGTCTCGGTGGACGGCGGGGGCGCGGAGCCGTGA
- a CDS encoding iron transporter has protein sequence MNRRTFLRRAGAAGAVAGTGGLAGCLGFRLSSSDGFAGEPPLVENRPDGVYVPTHVEGMNMGGMGVDGDYRVGVFYSYAHRFWNVNGESVERTDTTADDDVHLMASVWDAETGQVLPETGLSVEIEKDGSLVSQEVIYPMLSQPMGVHYGGNFGLDGDGTYTVNVSVGGVRTRRTGAFRDRFGDPADVPIELEYSTAARDEISFRTRDDAGDPGAVSRMQMEMLPDATAPAVDDLPGTVLGEVNSNDAVLVATLLEDSPAGVDTAGPYLAVSARTPYNRMLIPAMGLAATHSRDGGEVFAGELVRTLDPDLSYHYGAALDGASVESGDELTLTPTVWPQIARHEGYETAFGGLMGGMPKRTLTVE, from the coding sequence ATGAACAGACGGACGTTCCTCCGACGCGCCGGCGCGGCCGGCGCCGTCGCGGGCACCGGCGGGCTGGCTGGCTGTCTCGGGTTCCGGCTCTCGTCGAGCGACGGGTTCGCCGGGGAGCCGCCGCTCGTCGAGAACCGACCGGACGGGGTGTACGTGCCGACCCACGTCGAGGGGATGAACATGGGCGGGATGGGCGTGGACGGCGACTACCGGGTGGGCGTGTTCTACTCGTACGCCCACCGCTTCTGGAACGTCAACGGCGAGTCGGTCGAGCGCACCGACACCACGGCCGACGACGACGTCCACCTGATGGCGAGCGTCTGGGACGCCGAGACGGGGCAGGTGCTCCCGGAGACGGGGCTGTCCGTCGAGATCGAGAAGGACGGCTCGCTCGTCTCCCAGGAGGTCATCTACCCGATGCTCTCCCAGCCGATGGGCGTCCACTACGGCGGCAACTTCGGGCTGGACGGCGACGGCACTTACACGGTGAACGTGTCGGTCGGCGGCGTCCGCACCCGGCGCACCGGCGCGTTCCGGGACCGCTTCGGCGACCCCGCCGACGTCCCGATCGAACTGGAGTACAGCACGGCCGCCCGCGACGAGATCTCCTTCCGGACCCGCGACGACGCGGGCGACCCCGGCGCGGTGAGTCGGATGCAGATGGAGATGCTCCCGGACGCGACCGCGCCCGCCGTCGACGACCTCCCCGGGACGGTGCTGGGTGAGGTGAACAGCAACGACGCGGTGTTGGTCGCGACGCTGCTGGAGGATTCGCCCGCGGGCGTCGACACGGCCGGCCCGTACCTCGCGGTGTCGGCGCGCACGCCGTACAACCGGATGCTGATCCCGGCGATGGGGCTGGCGGCGACACACTCGCGCGACGGCGGCGAGGTGTTCGCGGGCGAACTCGTCCGGACGCTCGACCCCGATCTGTCGTACCACTACGGCGCCGCGCTCGACGGCGCGAGCGTCGAGTCCGGCGACGAACTGACGCTGACGCCGACGGTGTGGCCGCAGATCGCCCGCCACGAGGGGTACGAGACGGCGTTCGGCGGCCTCATGGGCGGGATGCCGAAGCGGACGCTCACCGTGGAGTGA